Proteins encoded together in one Hevea brasiliensis isolate MT/VB/25A 57/8 chromosome 16, ASM3005281v1, whole genome shotgun sequence window:
- the LOC131174706 gene encoding thaumatin-like protein 1 has protein sequence MLFFCIEIVAVFSKIPSKNSNFIRQNPSKNQCTYTARIWGRTNCNFDGNGCETGDCNKALECQGAGSPPNTLAEFALNQPNNLDYLDISLVEGFNIPIDFSPTTGGCRGIRCAADINGQCPDQLRAPGGCNNPCTVFKTNQYCCTDGPGSCSPTDFSKFFKDRCPDAFSYPQDDQTSTFTCPSGTNYKVTFCP, from the coding sequence ATGCTTTTCTTTTGCATAGAAATCGTGGCAGTCTTTAGCAAAATTCCAAGTAAAAATTCCAATTTCATACGACAAAACCCAAgtaaaaaccaatgtacctatacgGCTCGAATTTGGGGCCGAACCAATTGCAACTTTGATGGCAACGGATGTGAGACGGGTGATTGTAACAAGGCTCTAGAATGCCAAGGGGCCGGTTCACCACCAAATACCTTGGCCGAGTTTGCACTCAATCAGCCCAACAACTTGGACTATCTAGACATATCTCTTGTTGAAGGCTTTAACATCCCAATTGATTTCAGCCCCACTACCGGTGGCTGTCGTGGAATCCGATGTGCAGCTGATATTAATGGACAGTGCCCAGACCAGTTGCGGGCTCCTGGAGGCTGCAATAATCCTTGTACTGTATTTAAAACCAATCAATATTGCTGCACTGATGGTCCTGGAAGCTGTAGCCCAACCGATTTCTCCAAGTTCTTCAAGGATAGGTGCCCAGATGCTTTTAGTTACCCTCAAGATGATCAGACCAGCACATTTACTTGTCCTAGTGGAACCAATTACAAGGTTACATTTTGTCCATGA